One region of Anthonomus grandis grandis chromosome 22, icAntGran1.3, whole genome shotgun sequence genomic DNA includes:
- the LOC126748340 gene encoding uncharacterized protein LOC126748340, translated as MKRSTYSHINLLEELRLSPDDFRNYLRMDEDTYVELLTMVTPLIKKQDSRMRKSISPHERLSATLRFLATGRSFEDLKYTALISPQALGKIIPETCKAICKVLHIQYTKFPNSEKEWLAIAGEFFTKWNFLCCLGAVDGKHVKINCPPKSGSFFYNYKGYFSIVLMAIVNANYEFILVDIGTNGRVSDGGVIENTRFYEKLKTNALKIPSPIKSFNNSEELPFVFIGDEAFALLPNFMKPFNIKVLDNEKKVFKYRLSRARNVVENAFGILASRFRIFHTEINLQLHNIEAAILATVSLHNFLRIKLKDRYVCRDVNSLDDAIQNEKERVDAFGNLQRGPNRNACEEAKSIREKFCSYFNKEGQVTWQRNRIS; from the exons ATGAAACGGTCAACTTATTCTCACATCAATTTACTTGAAGAATTAAGACTTAGCCCTGATGACTTCCGAAATTATTTGCGTATGGATGAAGATACCTATGTAGAACTACTAACTATGGTGAcgcctttaattaaaaaacaagattCTCGTATGAGAAAATCCATCAGCCCTCATGAAAGACTTTCTGCGACTTTAAGGTTTTTGGCCACTGGAAGAAGCTTTGAAGATCTAAAATATACGGCGCTTATATCACCTCAAGCTTTGGGAAAAATTATCCCGGAAACGTGTAAAGCCATTTGTAAAGTCCTGCATATACAGTACACAAag tttccaAATTCAGAAAAGGAATGGTTGGCAATTGCTGGTGAGTTTTTTACTAAATGGAATTTTCTTTGCTGTCTAGGAGCTGTCGATGGCAAGCACGTTAAGATAAATTGCCCACCAAAAAGTGGTTCattcttttataattataaaggatATTTCAGTATAGTGTTAATGGCAATTGTTAATGCTAATTATGAATTCATACTTGTTGATATTGGGACAAATGGGCGCGTGTCAGATGGAGGAGTTATTGAAAATACTaggttttatgaaaaattaaaaactaatgccttaaaaataccttcacccattaaatcttttaataattccGAAGAGCTACCTTTTGTGTTTATTGGCGACGAAGCTTTTGCTCTTCTACCTAATTTTATGAAGCCTTTTAACATTAAAGTTCTAGATAATGAGAAAAAAGTATTCAAATACCGTTTGTCTAGGGCACGAAATGTCGTTGAAAACGCTTTCGGAATATTAGCAAGCCGTTTTCGTATTTTCCACACAGAAATAAACCTACAACTACATAACATAGAAGCAGCTATTCTTGCAACCGTCtctttgcataattttttacgaATAAAGCTAAAAGATCGATACGTGTGCCGAGATGTTAATAGCCTTGATGATGCAAtacaaaatgaaaaagaaaGAGTAGATGCATTCGGCAATTTGCAACGTGGGCCTAATCGAAATGCATGTGAAGAAGCAAAATCAATTCGTGAAAagttttgttcatattttaacAAAGAAGGTCAAGTAACTTGGCAACGAAATCGTATATCCTAG